A window of Streptomyces sp. NBC_01142 genomic DNA:
GTCGCTGCAGCCGTGACCGCATCGCGGTCAGCAACTCGAGACACCCGGGCAGCTCCGGGGCCTCGCCGACCGCACAGGGCAGCAGGTACGCGATGTCCTCGGAGGACAAACCGGCACCGAGCAGGTGCCGGATCTGCTTCACCCGCAGCACGGCGTTCTCGTCGAACTCGCGGTAACCGTTCGCGCCGCGGTCTGCCTCCAGCAGGCCCTGGGCCTCGTAGTAGCGCAACTGATGGGCGTTGACGCCCGTCCGACGACCCAGTTCCCCGATGCGCATCGAAACCTCACTTGACCTTCAGACCGGTATCAACGTTGACGATGCTGCCATGAACAACACACCCGAAACACCCGTGACAGTCATCGGACTCGGACTGATGGGCCAGGCACTCGCCGGCGCGTTCCTGAAGGCCGGGCACCCCACAACCGTGTGGAACCGTACGGCCTCCAAGGCCGACCAGCTGGTGGCCGAGGGTGCACAGCTGGCACCAACGGTTGGCGACGCGCTCACGGCAGGTTCCCTGACGATCATCTGCGTCACCGACTACCAGGCCATGCACGAGCTGCTCGGTGCGAGCGATACCGAGCTGGACGGCACGATGTTGATCAACCTGACCTCGGGCGACTCGGCCCAGGCCCGGGAAGCCGCCCAATGGGCCGAGCAGCGCGGCGCCCGTTACCTGGACGGCGCCATCATGGCCATCCCGTCGGCGATCGGGACCGCCGAGGCGGTGATTTTGAACAGCGGGCCGCAGTCCGACTTCGAGGCACACAAGTCAGCACTCGACGCGCTCGGCACCGTCACCCACCTCGGTGCGGACCATGGGCTGGCGTCGCTGTACGACGTCGCGGGCCTGGCCATGATGTGGAGCGTCCTGAACGCCTGGCTCCAGGGCACCGCCCTGCTCAGGACGGCCGGTGTTGACGCCACCACGTATGCGCCGTTTGCGCAGCAGATCGCTGTCGGTGTGGCCGCATGGCTGCCCGGGTATGCCGAGCAGATCGACAACGGATCTTTCCCGGCCGAGGTGTCGGCCCTGGAGAACGACGCGCGGGCGATGGCACACCTCATCGAGGAGAGCGAGGCGGTGGGTGTCAACGCCGAACTGCCGAAGCTGATCAAGGCGATGGCCGACCGCTCGATCGCCGCCGGACACGGTGGGGAGCAGTATCCCGTGCTGATCGAAGAGTTCGGCAAACCCCGCAACGACTGACCGATCCCGACACCGGGCTCTGGCTTCGGGGTTTCGCGCGGCGGGCTGCCCGGATCGTGATCACGAACGAGGAATGCCTCTGCCCAGCGAGAATTGAGGATTGCCGAGGTCCTTGTTCGCGCGTGGTCCGGAGGCACTTTCCAGGTGAAGCAGCGTTTCGGCTCCTACCCGGCGCAGCACTGGCCCTGGACCGATGTCATCACCGCCGCGAGAAGCCGGCGCCCACCCGTCGCGACAGCCGGGCCCCCCGCCTGCCCGCACCTCTATCGACACGGGGGAACGGGCCACCAGCAGAGCTGATGACCCGTCACGAAACATCGAGGCTAGGGGTGATAGAGCGCTCGGGAACGGGCAGTGTCGACCGGCCCGTCCTCATGAACAGGCAGGAAATACTTCACCTGCCACGCCTGCGTACTGCCGGCTTGGCGGCTGGTCGTCGTCACCCACGGTGGATAGACGCGGAATGCCCGTTTCCCGCCGGAACCATTCCGCGACATGATGCCCCGCTCGCAGAGCACGTCCCGCGGAAACACGAACTGTCCGAAGTGGTGGCCGTCACGCGTGCTGACGACGACGATGTCGACGGGATCCTCAGCGTCGAAGGGCTGAATCGGCCCACCCGCGGACCGCTTCCACACCGTCACGAACTGGCCGACCTTTGTCGGGGTTGTCTTGGCTGCACGGAACCTGACGCAGAGGCCGTCGAGAGTGAATTCGTACGCCCCGTACTCGGCGCTCTCCACCTCGGGTACCGGCCGTGAACACGTGAACCCGCTCGGGTCGTACACCAGCGCCTTCGCCGCGAGAAGGTCACCATGGACCGGCTCCCCGCGCGACCAGTGCCCGGGATCAGCAGCACAGACCTCGGAGGCATCCCCATCTTTCGCAGTCATTGCTTCATCCTGTCATCACCGGGGCTGTCGCTGTGTCGCGCACTCAACGCGGCATGCAACGCGGCATTCACGGCGGCCTCGGCGTGCAGCCGGGTCGTCGGGAAGACCGGCACCGGGCTGTCCTTCTCCCCGATCAGCAGCTCGATCTCGGTACAGCCGAGCACGACGCCTTCCGCCCCGGCGGCCACGAGCCGGCCGATGACGTCCTGGTAGGCCGCGCGGGACTCCTCCCGTACGACACCAAGGCACAGCTCCTCGTAGATCACCCGGTGCACCAGGGCACGCCCCTCGTCGTCGGGAGTGAGCACCTCGAGGCCGTGTCCGGCCAGCCGGTCCCGGTAGAAGGCCTGCTCCATGGTGAAGGCGGTCCCCAGCAGCCCGACGCTGGTGAGCCCCCGCGCCCGTACGGCATCGGCGGTGGCGTCCGCGAGATGCAGCAGCGGCACGGAGACGGCCGCCTCGACCTGACCCGCGACCTTGTGCATGGTGTTGGTGCAGATCAGCAACAGGTCCGCGCCCGCGGTCTGGAGACCCCTGGCGGCCTCGGCGAGGATCTCGCCGGCACGCTCCCACTCGCCGGCGACCTGGAGCTCCTCGATCTCGGCGAAGTCGACGGAGTGCAGGATGCACTTGGCGGAGTGCAGCCCGCCGAGCCGTTCGCGTACGAGCTCGTTGAGAAGCCGGTAGTACTCCGCGCTGGATTCCCAGCTCATGCCGCCGATCAGCCCGATGGTTCTCATCGCCCCACGTTAGCCTCAACCTGGATCTGGATCTGGATCCCAGGCTTCCCAGGCATCGAGGAGAGCGCTCATGGTCAGTGTCAGCGTCGAGACGGCCCAGCAGACCGAGGAGCGCCTGCAACGCGTGATCGCCGAAGCAGACTTCATGATCCATGAGGGCGTCTGGTCCTTCGAGGAATTCCCGGCGGACCGGCCGCCGGCGCTGACCGCCGACACGCTGGCGGTGGTCCGCGACGAGATCAGCTGGAGCCGACTGGCCCCCGCGGCAACGGACGGGGGCGATGCCGAAAAGTTCGGGATCTTCTCCTTCCACTTCCCCGACGGCGCGGACAACAGCGGCTTCGTCGGCTGGCTGGCCACCCATCTGAAGGCACGCCTGGGCACGGGTGTCTTCGTGGTCTGCGGCAGCAACCGCGGCCGCGGTGGGATCTACGACTACTGGGGGTGCCCGGCC
This region includes:
- a CDS encoding MerR family transcriptional regulator: MRIGELGRRTGVNAHQLRYYEAQGLLEADRGANGYREFDENAVLRVKQIRHLLGAGLSSEDIAYLLPCAVGEAPELPGCLELLTAMRSRLQRLDDQMDRLAQSRDALADYIDAAERMGNESYPPFEDADLEPVPA
- a CDS encoding NAD(P)-dependent oxidoreductase, with the protein product MNNTPETPVTVIGLGLMGQALAGAFLKAGHPTTVWNRTASKADQLVAEGAQLAPTVGDALTAGSLTIICVTDYQAMHELLGASDTELDGTMLINLTSGDSAQAREAAQWAEQRGARYLDGAIMAIPSAIGTAEAVILNSGPQSDFEAHKSALDALGTVTHLGADHGLASLYDVAGLAMMWSVLNAWLQGTALLRTAGVDATTYAPFAQQIAVGVAAWLPGYAEQIDNGSFPAEVSALENDARAMAHLIEESEAVGVNAELPKLIKAMADRSIAAGHGGEQYPVLIEEFGKPRND
- a CDS encoding MepB family protein, translating into MTAKDGDASEVCAADPGHWSRGEPVHGDLLAAKALVYDPSGFTCSRPVPEVESAEYGAYEFTLDGLCVRFRAAKTTPTKVGQFVTVWKRSAGGPIQPFDAEDPVDIVVVSTRDGHHFGQFVFPRDVLCERGIMSRNGSGGKRAFRVYPPWVTTTSRQAGSTQAWQVKYFLPVHEDGPVDTARSRALYHP
- a CDS encoding DUF6196 family protein yields the protein MVSVSVETAQQTEERLQRVIAEADFMIHEGVWSFEEFPADRPPALTADTLAVVRDEISWSRLAPAATDGGDAEKFGIFSFHFPDGADNSGFVGWLATHLKARLGTGVFVVCGSNRGRGGIYDYWGCPADLAAEAIKAIAELRAA
- a CDS encoding aspartate/glutamate racemase family protein, with amino-acid sequence MRTIGLIGGMSWESSAEYYRLLNELVRERLGGLHSAKCILHSVDFAEIEELQVAGEWERAGEILAEAARGLQTAGADLLLICTNTMHKVAGQVEAAVSVPLLHLADATADAVRARGLTSVGLLGTAFTMEQAFYRDRLAGHGLEVLTPDDEGRALVHRVIYEELCLGVVREESRAAYQDVIGRLVAAGAEGVVLGCTEIELLIGEKDSPVPVFPTTRLHAEAAVNAALHAALSARHSDSPGDDRMKQ